A stretch of the Bordetella genomosp. 8 genome encodes the following:
- a CDS encoding ABC transporter ATP-binding protein, which produces MNPRGATDMGGAGQALVSVQGLTLAVGHGGREIVRNVSFEIAPGEMVGIVGESGSGKTQAARAILGLTPPPLVRVGGRILVEGTDITQAAPSVLRRLRGARIGMVFQEPMTSLNPSMTIGRQLEEGLALHRRDLGAAARRKRILDMLGRVGLRDPEGALKAWPHEFSGGMRQRMMLASVMLLEPALLVADEPTTALDAVVQRDVLELMVGLTREHGTAVLMISHDLPMVARYTERVVVMSQGEVVESGRTADLLAQPQHPYTRKLLQAMPRRMPARLPSREAPVVEVRQLVVDYAGRQRMLSRTAAKRALDGVSLAVHPREVVAVVGGSGSGKTTLGRAIAGLVAPTEGQILFRGRPLKRGDAAWNDYRLNCQMVFQDPYSSLDPRMTIAQLVGEALRLVPGLGAADKARRVAEALDEVGLSAEHGARYPHELSGGQRQRVAIARAVVRRPSFVIADEPVSALDVTVRAQILDLFADLQRRHGFSCLFISHDLGVVEQVADRVIVMQDGAIVEQGTRDQIFDAPQQDYTRRLLAAIPMLVSTDAGGVRLKWRFAEPTTATAAA; this is translated from the coding sequence ATGAACCCGCGCGGCGCAACGGACATGGGAGGCGCGGGGCAGGCGCTGGTCAGCGTGCAGGGCTTGACCCTGGCGGTGGGACATGGCGGCCGCGAGATCGTGCGCAACGTGTCCTTCGAAATCGCGCCCGGTGAAATGGTCGGCATCGTCGGCGAATCCGGCAGCGGCAAGACGCAGGCCGCCCGCGCCATCCTGGGCCTGACGCCGCCGCCACTGGTGCGCGTGGGCGGGCGCATCCTGGTCGAAGGCACCGACATCACGCAGGCAGCGCCGTCGGTGCTGCGCCGCCTGCGCGGCGCGCGGATAGGCATGGTGTTCCAGGAACCTATGACGTCCCTGAACCCGTCGATGACGATAGGCCGGCAGCTGGAAGAAGGCCTGGCCCTGCATCGCCGCGACCTGGGCGCGGCGGCGCGTCGCAAGCGCATCCTGGACATGCTGGGCCGCGTCGGCCTGCGCGACCCCGAAGGTGCCCTGAAGGCCTGGCCGCACGAGTTTTCCGGCGGCATGCGCCAGCGCATGATGCTCGCGTCGGTGATGCTGCTGGAGCCCGCGCTGCTGGTGGCCGACGAACCCACCACCGCGCTGGACGCGGTCGTGCAGCGCGACGTGCTCGAACTGATGGTGGGCCTGACGCGTGAACACGGCACTGCCGTGCTGATGATCAGCCACGACCTGCCCATGGTCGCGCGCTACACGGAACGCGTGGTCGTGATGTCGCAGGGCGAAGTCGTGGAAAGCGGCCGCACCGCGGACCTGCTGGCGCAGCCGCAGCACCCGTATACCCGCAAGTTGCTGCAGGCCATGCCGCGCAGGATGCCCGCGCGCCTGCCGTCGCGCGAGGCGCCTGTGGTGGAAGTCCGGCAGCTCGTCGTCGACTACGCCGGCCGCCAGCGCATGTTGTCGCGCACCGCCGCCAAGCGGGCCCTGGACGGCGTGTCGCTGGCCGTGCACCCGCGCGAGGTCGTGGCCGTGGTCGGCGGCTCGGGATCGGGCAAGACCACCCTGGGCCGCGCCATCGCCGGCCTGGTCGCGCCGACGGAAGGCCAGATCCTGTTCCGGGGCCGGCCGCTGAAACGCGGCGACGCCGCCTGGAACGATTACCGCCTGAACTGCCAGATGGTGTTCCAGGACCCCTACTCGTCGCTGGATCCCCGCATGACGATCGCCCAGCTGGTCGGCGAAGCCCTGCGCCTGGTCCCGGGGCTGGGCGCCGCCGACAAGGCCCGCCGCGTCGCCGAGGCGCTGGACGAAGTCGGCCTGTCCGCCGAACACGGCGCCCGCTATCCGCACGAGCTGTCCGGCGGCCAGCGCCAACGCGTCGCGATCGCGCGCGCCGTGGTGCGGCGCCCGTCCTTCGTCATCGCCGACGAGCCGGTCTCGGCGCTGGACGTGACCGTGCGCGCGCAGATCCTGGACCTGTTCGCCGACCTGCAGCGCAGGCATGGCTTCAGCTGCCTGTTCATCAGCCATGACCTTGGCGTGGTGGAGCAGGTCGCCGACCGTGTCATCGTGATGCAGGACGGCGCCATCGTCGAACAGGGCACGCGCGACCAGATCTTCGATGCGCCCCAGCAGGATTACACGCGGCGGCTGCTGGCCGCGATACCCATGCTGGTCTCCACGGACGCCGGCGGGGTGAGGCTGAAATGGCGCTTCGCCGAACCGACGACGGCCACCGCGGCGGCGTGA
- a CDS encoding hydrolase, with product MPQDSSPSDSASLARALYDLGPGIIYASRGDPRFSYCTYVPPHLAQATRPMQLVVIVHGTGRAFVEYRDSFAEFARWNDCIVLCPLFPAGVLGDGNRDGFKHLREGDIRYDDVLLDMVDEVAEKYGCDFSRFMLFGYSGGGQFVNRFALLHPERLRAVSIGAPGSVTLLDADKDWWVGTRDMAARFGKSLDLDALRRVAVHMVVGKADMETWEITHQPGGKYYMPGCNDAGRTRPERLATLRRSFEAAGVTVDMDVVDNVPHDGLKVVGIVQDFFAKVLRQDRGPDRGPDRGV from the coding sequence ATGCCCCAAGATTCCTCGCCTTCCGATAGCGCCAGCCTGGCGCGTGCCCTCTACGACCTGGGCCCCGGCATCATCTACGCGTCGCGCGGCGACCCGCGGTTTTCCTATTGCACCTACGTGCCGCCGCACCTGGCGCAGGCCACCCGCCCCATGCAGCTGGTCGTCATCGTGCACGGCACGGGCCGCGCCTTCGTGGAATACCGGGATTCCTTCGCCGAGTTCGCCCGCTGGAACGACTGCATCGTGTTGTGCCCCCTGTTCCCGGCGGGCGTGCTGGGCGACGGCAATCGCGATGGCTTCAAGCATCTGCGCGAAGGCGACATCCGCTACGACGACGTCCTGCTGGACATGGTGGACGAAGTCGCGGAAAAGTACGGCTGCGATTTCAGCCGCTTCATGCTGTTCGGGTATTCCGGCGGCGGCCAGTTCGTCAACCGCTTCGCCCTGCTGCACCCGGAACGGCTGCGCGCGGTGTCCATCGGCGCGCCCGGGTCGGTCACGCTGCTGGATGCCGACAAGGATTGGTGGGTGGGCACGCGCGACATGGCGGCCCGCTTCGGCAAGAGCCTGGACCTGGACGCCTTGCGGCGCGTCGCGGTGCACATGGTGGTCGGCAAGGCCGACATGGAAACCTGGGAGATCACGCACCAGCCCGGCGGCAAGTACTACATGCCCGGCTGCAACGACGCCGGCCGCACGCGCCCCGAACGGCTGGCCACGCTGCGCCGCTCTTTCGAGGCGGCCGGCGTGACGGTGGACATGGACGTGGTCGACAACGTGCCGCATGACGGCCTGAAGGTGGTGGGCATCGTGCAGGACTTCTTCGCCAAGGTGCTGCGGCAGGACCGCGGCCCGGATCGTGGCCCGGATCGTGGCGTATAG
- a CDS encoding ABC transporter permease, which produces MLRFALTRILMTLPTLLIVAVAVFVMIRLIPGDPAQLMLGDLADPASLADLRARLGLDQTWPVQFGIWFRNMLHGDLGVSITTGQQVLGLVWDRFVVSAQVVLAAVLFATAVAVPAGMIAAWKQNALPDVMLVGGATLLVSIPTFWGGLLLLLLFGVKLQWLPVVGYVSVSSDWKAGLLYLILPVLTLFLHEIGVIMRMARASTLEVLRLDYITHARAKGLSERTVLMRHAFKNAFGPTWTLIGLVLGNLLGGIAVVETVFTIPGLGRLLVDSIFGRDYPVIQGCLLFVAVIYVVVNLVVDLCYPYFDPRVTVE; this is translated from the coding sequence ATGCTGCGCTTCGCGCTGACCCGTATCCTGATGACCCTGCCCACGCTGCTGATCGTGGCGGTGGCGGTGTTCGTGATGATCCGGCTGATCCCCGGCGACCCGGCGCAGCTGATGCTGGGTGACCTGGCGGATCCCGCCAGCCTGGCCGACCTGCGCGCGCGGCTGGGACTGGACCAGACCTGGCCGGTGCAGTTCGGCATCTGGTTCCGCAACATGCTGCATGGCGACCTTGGCGTATCCATCACCACCGGCCAGCAGGTGCTGGGCCTGGTCTGGGACCGCTTCGTGGTCAGCGCGCAGGTCGTGCTGGCGGCGGTGCTGTTCGCCACCGCGGTCGCGGTGCCGGCCGGCATGATCGCGGCGTGGAAGCAGAACGCGCTGCCCGACGTCATGCTGGTGGGCGGCGCGACCCTGCTGGTGTCGATCCCCACTTTCTGGGGCGGCCTGCTGTTGCTGCTGCTGTTCGGCGTCAAGCTGCAATGGCTGCCGGTGGTGGGCTACGTGTCGGTGTCCAGCGACTGGAAGGCGGGCTTGCTGTACCTGATCCTGCCGGTGCTGACGCTGTTCCTGCATGAGATAGGCGTCATCATGCGCATGGCGCGCGCCAGCACGCTGGAAGTGCTGCGGCTGGACTACATCACCCATGCGCGCGCCAAGGGCCTGTCGGAGCGCACGGTATTGATGCGGCATGCCTTCAAGAACGCCTTCGGCCCGACCTGGACGCTGATCGGGCTGGTGCTGGGCAATCTGCTGGGCGGCATCGCGGTGGTGGAAACCGTGTTCACCATCCCGGGGCTCGGCCGGCTGCTGGTCGACTCCATCTTCGGTCGCGACTACCCGGTGATCCAGGGCTGCCTGCTCTTCGTGGCGGTGATCTACGTGGTCGTCAACCTGGTCGTCGACCTGTGCTATCCCTACTTCGATCCCAGGGTGACCGTCGAATGA
- a CDS encoding Ldh family oxidoreductase — protein sequence MRYCDADALIEWGAACLRAHDVPPEDALLVTRSLVQTSLWGIDSHGIARLPHYLNRLAHGSILARPDIAVRRTGPATAHVDGGQGLGIVVSHRANKVAMEIAAESGVGAVGVSDSSHCGAIGLYTRVAARAGMVGIGFTHSDAIAAPFGGHVPFLGTNPISIAFPRAGGEPVCLDMATTSIPWNRVMNARREGADLPPGVAVDAHGADAQDATAAKALRPLGGPSYGHKGYALALMIDLLCGPLNGNPFGPHISPMYDKLDMPRRLGAFFIVVDPARFPGGPALAATVEQMARELAQQPGSPRMPGDPELDAAARRGAEGIPIEPGLWNEISAWGERLRVALPAVRDGR from the coding sequence ATGCGTTATTGCGATGCCGATGCGTTGATCGAATGGGGTGCGGCCTGCCTGCGCGCGCACGATGTGCCGCCGGAAGATGCGCTGCTGGTCACGCGCAGCCTGGTGCAGACCAGCCTGTGGGGAATCGATTCGCACGGGATCGCGCGGTTGCCGCATTACCTGAACCGGCTCGCGCATGGGTCCATCCTGGCGCGGCCCGATATTGCGGTACGGCGCACCGGACCCGCCACCGCCCATGTGGACGGCGGCCAGGGATTGGGCATCGTCGTGTCCCATCGGGCCAACAAGGTCGCGATGGAAATCGCCGCGGAAAGCGGCGTCGGGGCGGTCGGGGTTTCCGATTCGTCGCACTGCGGGGCGATCGGGCTGTATACGCGCGTCGCGGCGCGGGCAGGGATGGTGGGCATCGGCTTCACGCATTCCGACGCCATCGCCGCGCCCTTCGGCGGGCATGTGCCGTTTCTGGGCACGAACCCGATCTCGATCGCCTTCCCGCGCGCGGGCGGCGAACCGGTCTGCCTGGATATGGCGACCACGTCCATCCCCTGGAATCGGGTGATGAACGCGCGGCGTGAAGGCGCCGACCTGCCGCCGGGCGTGGCGGTGGACGCGCATGGCGCCGATGCGCAGGATGCCACTGCCGCGAAAGCGCTGCGGCCCTTGGGCGGGCCATCTTATGGGCACAAGGGGTACGCGTTGGCGCTGATGATCGACCTGCTGTGCGGGCCCTTGAATGGAAACCCGTTCGGGCCGCATATCTCGCCGATGTACGACAAGCTGGACATGCCGCGGCGCCTGGGGGCTTTCTTCATCGTCGTCGATCCGGCGCGGTTTCCCGGCGGCCCGGCGCTGGCCGCGACCGTCGAGCAGATGGCGCGCGAGCTGGCGCAGCAGCCCGGCTCGCCGCGCATGCCGGGCGACCCGGAGCTCGACGCGGCGGCGCGGCGCGGGGCCGAGGGGATCCCCATCGAGCCGGGCTTGTGGAATGAAATCAGCGCCTGGGGCGAACGGTTGAGGGTCGCCCTGCCGGCCGTGCGGGATGGGCGCTGA
- a CDS encoding fumarylacetoacetate hydrolase family protein, whose amino-acid sequence MKLLRYGAKGAEKPAMLDRDGKVRDLSGVVPDITADLLTPQGLAPLAKVDPASLPLVAEPGRIAPPWRGMGKFVCIGLNYADHAAESGLPIPAEPVVFMKPTSCVIGPNDPVVLPQDSVKGDWEVELGVVIGARARYVSEADALKHVAGYCIVNDVSEREYQIERGGTWDKGKGCDTFGPVGPWLVTPDEIGDPQNLAMWLDVNGKRMQTGSTRTMIFNVAQVVSYVSRFMTLYPGDLISTGTPPGVGLGMKPPVYLKAGDRMRLGIDGLGEQQQPVHAWNPELIDG is encoded by the coding sequence ATGAAGTTGCTTCGTTATGGCGCCAAGGGCGCTGAAAAGCCCGCCATGCTGGACCGCGATGGGAAGGTGCGGGACCTGTCCGGTGTGGTGCCGGACATCACCGCGGATCTGCTGACGCCGCAGGGCCTGGCGCCGCTGGCCAAGGTGGATCCGGCCAGCCTGCCGCTGGTGGCCGAGCCGGGGCGGATCGCGCCGCCGTGGCGTGGCATGGGCAAGTTCGTGTGCATCGGGCTGAACTACGCCGACCATGCGGCCGAGTCGGGCTTGCCGATTCCGGCCGAGCCGGTGGTGTTCATGAAGCCGACCAGTTGCGTCATCGGGCCGAATGATCCGGTGGTGTTGCCGCAGGATTCGGTCAAGGGCGACTGGGAAGTGGAGCTGGGCGTGGTCATCGGCGCACGGGCGCGCTATGTGTCGGAGGCCGACGCGCTCAAGCACGTGGCCGGCTATTGCATCGTCAACGATGTCTCGGAACGCGAATACCAGATCGAGCGCGGCGGCACCTGGGACAAGGGCAAGGGCTGCGATACCTTTGGGCCGGTCGGTCCCTGGCTGGTCACGCCTGACGAAATCGGCGATCCGCAGAACCTGGCGATGTGGCTGGACGTGAACGGCAAGCGCATGCAGACCGGCAGCACGCGCACCATGATCTTCAACGTGGCGCAAGTGGTCAGCTATGTCAGCCGCTTCATGACGCTGTATCCCGGCGACCTGATCAGCACCGGCACGCCGCCGGGCGTCGGCCTGGGCATGAAGCCGCCGGTGTACCTGAAGGCCGGCGACAGGATGCGCCTGGGCATCGATGGATTGGGCGAGCAGCAGCAGCCCGTGCATGCCTGGAATCCGGAGCTTATCGACGGCTGA
- a CDS encoding ABC transporter substrate-binding protein, which produces MKSVPTFRVTIALALLAAAASAQASSYVISEPADIRSSNPGVNRDDTTDGVVLNMVEGLAGYRANGTVGPLLAKSIDVSADGLTYTFTLRDGVKFHNGEPMTSADVMWSWKRYMDPATDWRCRTEFDGRNGLKVEEVSAPDARTFVMKLNHKSAVFLDTLARTDCGMTAILNKASVKADGSWDKPVGTGPFMFGEWKRGEYIVLKAFKDYVSPPGDKGDGYLGNKKPLVDEVKFLVVPDASTVKAGLISGAIDAGQIPYTDVPELKSQKAVRILVASDSAKHTMLFQTRDPALKNPKLRLAIAASLDIPQIVQAATEGLGTPNASAVARDSAFYDKAQQQSYHYDPALAQKLLKEAGYKGEKIVIYANKRAHVPSYQVAVMAQAMMQAVGINAQIEVLEWATQLDRYNKGNYQISSFSYSSRLDPALSYEQFSGDKDKQSRKVWDDPQALALIDESFSELDTAKRQAIFDKLHAMMMAQAPLILLSNGNQPWGVGKRLSGFTVWEGKPFAWGASVQ; this is translated from the coding sequence GTGAAGTCCGTCCCAACATTCCGCGTCACCATCGCCCTGGCGCTGCTGGCCGCCGCGGCGTCCGCGCAGGCATCCTCCTACGTAATTTCCGAACCGGCGGACATCCGGTCGAGCAATCCCGGCGTCAATCGCGACGACACCACCGACGGCGTCGTGCTGAACATGGTGGAGGGCCTGGCGGGCTATCGGGCCAACGGTACGGTGGGACCGCTGCTGGCCAAATCCATCGATGTCTCCGCCGATGGGCTGACCTACACCTTCACGCTGCGTGACGGCGTCAAATTCCACAACGGCGAGCCCATGACGTCGGCCGACGTCATGTGGAGCTGGAAGCGCTACATGGACCCCGCCACCGACTGGCGCTGCCGCACCGAATTCGACGGCCGCAACGGGCTCAAGGTGGAAGAGGTCTCCGCGCCCGACGCCAGGACCTTCGTGATGAAGCTCAACCACAAGTCCGCGGTGTTCCTGGACACGCTGGCGCGCACGGATTGCGGCATGACAGCGATCCTGAACAAGGCCTCCGTCAAGGCGGACGGCAGCTGGGACAAGCCCGTCGGCACCGGGCCCTTCATGTTCGGCGAGTGGAAACGCGGCGAATACATCGTGCTCAAGGCGTTCAAAGACTACGTGTCGCCCCCGGGCGACAAGGGCGACGGTTATCTCGGCAACAAGAAGCCGCTGGTGGACGAAGTGAAGTTCCTGGTCGTGCCCGACGCATCCACCGTCAAGGCGGGGCTGATATCAGGGGCGATCGATGCCGGCCAGATCCCCTATACCGACGTGCCCGAGCTGAAGTCGCAGAAGGCGGTCCGCATCCTGGTCGCCTCCGATTCGGCCAAGCACACGATGCTGTTCCAGACGCGCGATCCGGCGTTGAAGAACCCCAAGCTGCGCCTGGCCATCGCGGCCTCCCTGGACATCCCGCAGATCGTCCAGGCCGCGACGGAAGGTCTGGGTACGCCCAACGCATCCGCGGTGGCGCGCGACTCCGCCTTCTACGACAAGGCACAGCAGCAAAGCTATCACTACGATCCCGCGCTGGCGCAGAAGCTGCTGAAGGAAGCCGGCTACAAGGGCGAGAAGATCGTCATCTACGCCAACAAGCGGGCGCACGTTCCCAGCTATCAGGTGGCAGTGATGGCGCAGGCCATGATGCAGGCCGTGGGCATCAATGCGCAGATCGAGGTGCTGGAGTGGGCGACGCAGCTGGACCGGTACAACAAGGGCAACTACCAGATCAGCTCGTTCAGCTATTCGTCGCGGCTGGATCCGGCGCTGAGCTACGAACAGTTCTCCGGCGACAAGGACAAGCAATCGCGCAAGGTCTGGGACGATCCGCAGGCCCTGGCACTGATCGACGAGAGCTTCTCGGAACTGGATACCGCGAAGCGTCAGGCGATCTTCGACAAGCTCCATGCCATGATGATGGCGCAGGCGCCGCTGATCCTGCTGTCCAACGGCAACCAGCCCTGGGGCGTCGGCAAGCGGCTGAGCGGCTTCACGGTATGGGAAGGCAAGCCTTTCGCGTGGGGCGCTTCCGTGCAGTAA
- a CDS encoding GntR family transcriptional regulator: MPKTAASTAPATLADQLARDIQSGVFGTGAWLKQIDLQERYGAKRLDVRRALDHLTQKRVIEHVPNRGYHVHAIDEQRQNHVRDIRALLEVGAAADLMPQVTDAKVAQLRALAERFEQLVLTGTLLQQYEVNLQFHEMLYDLCANRELVSLIHDMRSRAVAAPATQWMTRARIEKSVREHFDIVAALQARDVKRLQKIIREHVMQTMP; this comes from the coding sequence ATGCCGAAGACGGCGGCCTCTACCGCACCGGCTACGCTGGCCGATCAACTTGCCCGTGACATCCAGTCCGGCGTGTTCGGCACCGGCGCCTGGCTCAAGCAGATCGATCTGCAGGAACGCTATGGCGCCAAGCGCCTGGACGTCCGGCGCGCGCTGGACCACCTGACCCAGAAGCGCGTCATCGAACACGTTCCCAACCGGGGCTATCACGTCCATGCGATCGACGAGCAGCGGCAGAACCACGTCCGCGATATCCGCGCCCTGCTGGAAGTCGGCGCCGCCGCCGACCTGATGCCCCAGGTGACCGACGCCAAGGTCGCGCAGCTGCGCGCCCTGGCGGAACGTTTCGAACAGCTGGTGCTGACCGGCACGCTGCTGCAGCAGTACGAAGTGAACCTGCAGTTCCACGAAATGCTGTACGACCTGTGCGCCAACCGCGAACTGGTGTCGCTGATCCACGACATGCGCAGCCGCGCCGTCGCCGCGCCGGCCACGCAATGGATGACGCGCGCCCGTATCGAAAAATCGGTGCGCGAACACTTCGATATCGTCGCCGCGCTGCAAGCCCGCGACGTCAAGCGCCTGCAGAAAATCATCCGCGAACACGTCATGCAGACCATGCCCTGA
- a CDS encoding UxaA family hydrolase, with translation MNMSASENPVIRIHAADNVVIARRQLLGGTRLPTEDVTVVGLIPPGHKIAVRDIPAGAAVRRYNQVIGVARQDIKAGQHVHTHNLEFSDFQRDYAAGRDAHPTAYVEAPATFDGIVRADGRVATRNYIGVLTSVNCSATVARAIADHFRRDINPRALAEYPNVDGVVALTHGAGCATSSEGEPLKVLRRTLGGYARHPNFAGLMLVGLGCETNQIGGLMEQEGLQAGRQLQTFNIQDTGGTRKTVARGIELVEWMLEDANRVQRTPVSASHITVGLQCGGSDGYSGISANPALGAAVDMLVRHGGTAILSETPEIYGGEHLLTRRAVSPAVAEKLVARLRWWEDYCRRNDAEMDNNPSAGNKAGGLTTILEKSLGAIAKSGTTNLVDVYEYAQAVTARGLVFMDTPGYDPVSATGQVAGGANLICFTTGRGSAYGCAPAPSLKLSTNTALWERQEDDIDIDCGAIVEGRVTVQEMGERIFRLMLDTASGRVTKSEAHGYGQNEFVPWQLGAVM, from the coding sequence ATGAACATGAGTGCAAGCGAAAATCCTGTCATCCGCATCCATGCGGCCGACAACGTCGTCATCGCGCGGCGGCAACTCCTGGGCGGGACGCGCCTGCCCACGGAGGACGTCACTGTCGTCGGCCTGATCCCGCCAGGCCACAAGATCGCCGTGCGGGATATCCCCGCCGGCGCCGCAGTGCGGCGCTATAACCAGGTCATCGGCGTTGCGCGGCAGGACATCAAGGCCGGCCAGCACGTGCATACGCACAACCTGGAATTCAGCGATTTCCAGCGCGATTATGCCGCCGGCCGCGACGCCCATCCCACCGCCTACGTCGAAGCGCCCGCGACCTTCGACGGCATCGTGCGCGCGGACGGCCGCGTGGCCACCCGCAATTACATCGGCGTACTGACGTCGGTGAATTGTTCCGCCACTGTCGCGCGGGCCATCGCCGACCATTTCCGCCGCGACATCAATCCGCGCGCGCTGGCCGAGTATCCCAACGTGGATGGCGTGGTGGCGCTGACGCATGGCGCGGGCTGTGCCACCAGCAGCGAAGGCGAACCCCTCAAGGTCCTGCGCCGCACGCTGGGCGGCTATGCGCGCCATCCCAATTTCGCCGGGCTGATGCTGGTCGGCCTGGGCTGCGAAACCAACCAGATCGGCGGCCTGATGGAGCAGGAGGGCCTGCAAGCCGGCCGGCAGCTGCAGACCTTCAACATCCAGGACACCGGCGGCACGCGCAAGACCGTGGCGCGCGGCATCGAGCTGGTGGAATGGATGCTGGAGGACGCCAACCGCGTCCAGCGTACGCCCGTATCCGCCAGCCACATTACCGTGGGGCTGCAATGCGGCGGCTCGGACGGCTATTCCGGCATCAGCGCCAACCCGGCGCTGGGCGCCGCGGTGGATATGCTGGTGCGGCACGGCGGCACCGCCATCCTGTCGGAAACCCCGGAAATCTATGGCGGCGAGCACCTGCTGACGCGCCGCGCCGTGTCGCCGGCCGTGGCGGAAAAGCTCGTCGCCCGGCTGCGATGGTGGGAAGACTATTGCAGGCGCAACGACGCCGAGATGGATAACAATCCTTCGGCGGGCAACAAGGCCGGCGGTTTGACGACCATACTGGAAAAGTCGCTGGGCGCCATCGCCAAGAGCGGCACGACCAACCTGGTCGACGTGTACGAGTACGCGCAGGCCGTCACCGCGCGCGGCCTGGTTTTCATGGATACGCCGGGCTACGACCCGGTGTCCGCCACCGGCCAGGTCGCCGGCGGCGCGAACCTGATCTGCTTCACCACCGGGCGGGGTTCCGCCTATGGCTGCGCCCCCGCGCCATCCCTGAAGCTGTCCACCAATACCGCGCTGTGGGAGCGGCAGGAGGACGACATCGACATCGATTGCGGCGCCATCGTCGAAGGCCGGGTCACGGTACAGGAGATGGGCGAACGCATTTTCCGCCTGATGCTGGATACGGCATCGGGCCGCGTGACCAAGAGCGAAGCGCACGGCTACGGGCAGAACGAGTTCGTGCCCTGGCAACTGGGCGCGGTGATGTGA
- a CDS encoding ABC transporter permease, whose translation MKKRVAANALVGGVLVGIVVVAAIAGVAWTPYDPLKINFVARLHAPGGAYLLGTDEFGRDELSRLMAGAAASVWISLLTVAFALIAGTCVGLLTGFVRGWTDRIVMAFNNALLAFPGLLLALGLLAVVGANKYGIILALGLAYTPSVTRIVRGTVLSLREREFIEASRVLGNSELYTMARHVLPNCGAPLTVLATSMFGWVVLAESALSFLGLGVPPPAPTWGNMLSAARPFLSQAPYLSILPGLCIAITLLGINLLGDAVRDRLDPRMRGMQ comes from the coding sequence ATGAAAAAACGCGTGGCAGCCAATGCGCTGGTCGGCGGCGTCCTGGTGGGCATCGTCGTCGTTGCCGCCATCGCGGGCGTGGCGTGGACGCCCTACGATCCGCTCAAGATCAACTTCGTCGCGCGCCTGCATGCGCCAGGCGGTGCCTATCTGCTGGGCACCGACGAGTTCGGCCGCGACGAGCTGTCCCGGCTGATGGCCGGGGCCGCCGCCAGCGTGTGGATCAGCCTGCTGACGGTGGCCTTCGCGCTCATCGCCGGCACCTGCGTGGGGCTGCTGACCGGCTTCGTGCGCGGCTGGACCGACCGCATCGTCATGGCCTTCAACAACGCGCTGCTGGCCTTTCCCGGCCTGCTGCTGGCGCTGGGCCTGCTGGCTGTGGTAGGCGCCAACAAATACGGCATCATCCTGGCGCTGGGACTGGCCTACACGCCGTCGGTCACGCGTATCGTGCGCGGCACGGTGCTGTCGCTGCGCGAACGGGAATTCATCGAAGCGTCGCGCGTGCTGGGCAATTCCGAGCTCTACACCATGGCGCGCCATGTCCTGCCCAACTGCGGGGCGCCGCTGACGGTGCTGGCGACGTCGATGTTCGGCTGGGTCGTGCTGGCCGAAAGCGCCCTGTCCTTCCTGGGCCTGGGCGTGCCGCCGCCCGCCCCCACCTGGGGCAACATGCTGTCCGCGGCCCGGCCCTTCCTGTCGCAGGCGCCGTATCTGTCCATTCTTCCCGGCCTGTGCATCGCCATCACCCTGCTGGGCATCAACCTGCTGGGCGACGCCGTGCGCGACCGCCTGGATCCGCGCATGCGGGGAATGCAATGA